DNA from Terriglobus tenax:
GTCTACCGGCAGGCGTGAAAATCCGCACGTCCGTGTGACGGCCGTCACCGATTTTCTACGAAAACAGGCGCACTCTAGCCTTGCTGGATTATGATTTCCGGCCACAAGGAGAGTGCGCCATGACCACAAGCCTCCATCCTGCCGAGACCTCCCTCCACCTGGAAACGACCCGTCTGAAGCTGCGCCGGATTCTGGTTGCGACCGATTTCTCATCCTTTGCCGATACCGCGCTACTGGCGGCCTGTCATCTTGCCCGGGCTTATCAGAGTGAACTGGTTCTGTTTCACAACATCACACCTCCTCCTGTCTCTCCGGATGCCACGATGAGTTCGGTTGAAGCGGCGGCTGCGGCCAGCGACCATGCCGCAAATCGCATGAAAGCGCAGATTGCGTTCCGTCCGGAACTGAAGGCAATTCCTCATCGGGCTATCGTCCGCGAGGGATATATGAATGAAGAGCTTGCCTCCGTGGCGCAGGAGGAGTCGATCGACCTGGTCGTGGTTGGCTCGCATGGCGCACGGGGCTTTGAGAAGGTTCTGCTTGGCTCGGTCGCGGAGTCGATGCTGCGCAAGTCGCGCCTTCCGGTCATGGTGGTTGGTCCGGACGCGAAGGTATCCGAGACACCACAGTCGATCCTGTTTGCCACCGACCTGCAACCGGCGGCCTTGCATGCAGCACAATATGCCACGTCGCTGGCTGAAGAGTTCCAGGCGAACCTGACGCTGCTGCACGTGATTCCGCAGCCCGGCTGGCCAACCCACGACGAGCGCAACGCGGTTTCCAAGGAACTGCGTCAACTGCTTCCTGGCGATATGCCGAGCGTGTGCCAAACAGCGGTTCGTGTCAGCCATGGAGAACCGGCGCGGGAGATTGTG
Protein-coding regions in this window:
- a CDS encoding universal stress protein, whose protein sequence is MTTSLHPAETSLHLETTRLKLRRILVATDFSSFADTALLAACHLARAYQSELVLFHNITPPPVSPDATMSSVEAAAAASDHAANRMKAQIAFRPELKAIPHRAIVREGYMNEELASVAQEESIDLVVVGSHGARGFEKVLLGSVAESMLRKSRLPVMVVGPDAKVSETPQSILFATDLQPAALHAAQYATSLAEEFQANLTLLHVIPQPGWPTHDERNAVSKELRQLLPGDMPSVCQTAVRVSHGEPAREIVRQANQSEANLIVVGRHDKGPLADRALWTTLTRLIQDAPCPVLSVR